One region of Halohasta litchfieldiae genomic DNA includes:
- the dhaM gene encoding dihydroxyacetone kinase phosphoryl donor subunit DhaM: MIGLVVVSHSAKAAEGICELAAEMGGDAPLKPAGGDDGEIGTDATRIQEKIEAADDGEGVVVLVDLGSAVMNAELAIEMGDTEAVIADAPILEGTLNAAVEATSKKATVDSVVEKAEEAQTYRKLS, encoded by the coding sequence GTGATCGGACTCGTTGTCGTCTCCCACAGCGCGAAAGCCGCCGAGGGGATCTGCGAACTCGCCGCCGAGATGGGTGGCGACGCCCCACTCAAACCCGCGGGCGGCGATGACGGCGAGATCGGTACCGACGCCACACGAATCCAAGAGAAGATCGAGGCCGCCGACGACGGTGAGGGAGTCGTCGTCCTTGTCGACCTCGGCAGCGCAGTGATGAACGCCGAACTCGCTATCGAGATGGGTGACACTGAGGCGGTAATCGCCGATGCCCCGATTCTCGAAGGGACACTCAACGCGGCTGTCGAAGCCACCAGTAAAAAGGCCACCGTCGACAGCGTCGTCGAGAAGGCCGAAGAAGCACAGACCTACCGAAAGCTATCCTGA
- a CDS encoding class I SAM-dependent methyltransferase: MVGQDSLTDPQQRSETRTEVADFIASQRLDTDSVSWISPTGVGESREELLQIPAETAGLTDQSACRIGDIGCGAGVLTAALAERYQSSKVLGIEFAAGAYDVAQGRFVDSENVVVVGGDAERVLPELRPLDVIYAINMVQDTADPLRMIRALAEALSEDGILILTVPDETATELFPEFAGWDEKRELPYMEMTDITVDGEQTSWHQYAFPEDRLKTVFEQRGLSVVRQDTLSADAAGLLYPMELLDDDERREWAESVVEEQRANPQAGPEIPLYVLETES; encoded by the coding sequence ATGGTTGGACAGGATTCGCTCACAGACCCACAACAACGGTCAGAGACACGGACAGAGGTTGCTGATTTTATTGCATCACAGCGACTGGACACCGACTCGGTCAGTTGGATCTCACCGACGGGAGTGGGGGAGTCCCGCGAAGAGCTACTCCAGATACCGGCCGAGACGGCTGGATTGACCGACCAGTCAGCCTGTCGGATCGGCGATATCGGCTGTGGAGCCGGTGTGCTCACCGCGGCGCTCGCTGAGCGGTATCAGTCGTCGAAAGTACTCGGTATCGAGTTTGCAGCCGGTGCATACGACGTCGCACAGGGTCGGTTTGTCGACAGCGAGAACGTCGTCGTTGTCGGTGGTGATGCCGAACGCGTACTCCCGGAGCTTCGGCCGCTGGATGTTATCTATGCAATCAATATGGTGCAGGATACGGCCGATCCACTCAGGATGATACGCGCACTAGCCGAGGCCCTGAGCGAAGACGGAATACTGATACTCACCGTGCCGGATGAGACGGCCACCGAACTGTTCCCCGAGTTCGCCGGATGGGACGAAAAACGGGAGCTGCCGTATATGGAGATGACCGACATTACCGTCGACGGCGAGCAGACGAGCTGGCATCAGTACGCGTTCCCGGAAGACCGGCTGAAAACGGTGTTCGAACAGCGTGGCCTCTCGGTTGTTCGGCAGGACACGCTTTCGGCCGACGCAGCTGGGTTGTTGTATCCGATGGAACTACTCGATGACGACGAGCGTCGAGAGTGGGCCGAATCAGTCGTCGAGGAACAGCGGGCAAACCCACAGGCAGGTCCAGAGATTCCACTCTACGTACTGGAAACCGAGTCCTAA
- a CDS encoding AMP-binding protein: MSPTLHNEHVDHDTAGDDIITAAELEARGAEAATDETMLFETSGTNGEPKRIPYAYTQLPAQKRHEAHAFELAGLQSDDVVMTLAAPLDGISGWASRSGSRELGADVLNRSFNDYKQIIEWQEATEVTALFATPLVAQSIGEEIAANYGLPHEVFPNLRLGLLFGDHLPPHLRTQLRQQWGFEELRSLYGSVEADVLAVGTDETQKLVPLVDKLVFEIIPDDDETGTPVDIRELTRQRTGSLLVSDPHREGFPFTRYRIGDIVTVLPQDNDIPRLRVLGREDDTINLGGAPLYEQQLQTAIEETYGHGIDEWTAVVSRPEMKPAVDIYVAGGDPTDGAVFRTNLFARSPPIKEAFSAVGDGVIEHIRVHHVDSVPTAVEDAGSLEIERDLKTNRIVFEDSYREYQLKSASR; this comes from the coding sequence ATGTCGCCCACACTGCACAACGAACACGTCGACCACGACACCGCTGGCGACGACATCATCACCGCCGCCGAGCTGGAAGCACGCGGCGCGGAGGCCGCGACAGACGAGACGATGCTGTTCGAAACCTCCGGAACGAACGGCGAGCCGAAACGAATTCCCTACGCCTACACACAGCTCCCGGCCCAGAAACGACACGAGGCCCACGCCTTTGAACTGGCAGGACTCCAGTCGGATGATGTCGTGATGACGTTGGCCGCCCCGCTCGACGGGATTTCGGGGTGGGCGAGTCGATCCGGCTCCCGTGAACTCGGGGCCGACGTCCTCAATCGGTCGTTCAACGATTACAAGCAAATAATCGAGTGGCAAGAGGCAACCGAGGTCACCGCGCTGTTTGCAACCCCTTTGGTCGCCCAATCGATTGGCGAGGAAATCGCCGCCAACTACGGCCTGCCCCACGAGGTGTTCCCGAACCTCCGATTGGGATTGCTGTTCGGTGATCATCTCCCGCCGCATCTCCGGACACAGCTCCGCCAGCAGTGGGGGTTCGAGGAGCTTCGCAGTCTGTACGGCTCCGTCGAGGCGGACGTGCTCGCGGTTGGAACCGACGAGACACAGAAGCTCGTACCGCTGGTGGACAAACTCGTCTTCGAGATCATCCCGGACGACGACGAGACGGGGACACCAGTCGACATCCGAGAGCTAACACGCCAGCGAACCGGCTCACTCCTTGTGTCGGACCCACACCGGGAGGGGTTTCCGTTTACCCGGTACCGAATCGGCGATATCGTCACGGTACTCCCCCAAGACAACGATATCCCCCGACTCCGCGTGCTGGGTCGGGAGGACGATACGATCAATCTCGGCGGGGCACCGCTGTACGAACAGCAGCTACAGACGGCCATCGAGGAGACGTATGGGCATGGTATCGACGAGTGGACCGCTGTCGTCTCTCGTCCCGAGATGAAACCCGCAGTCGACATCTACGTGGCTGGCGGCGACCCCACCGACGGGGCAGTGTTCCGAACGAACCTGTTCGCTCGGAGCCCACCGATAAAAGAGGCGTTTAGTGCGGTTGGTGACGGTGTGATCGAGCATATCCGCGTCCACCATGTCGACTCGGTGCCGACCGCAGTCGAGGACGCTGGCTCACTGGAAATCGAGCGGGATCTGAAAACGAACCGGATCGTCTTCGAGGATTCCTACCGGGAGTATCAGCTAAAATCCGCCAGCCGCTAG